A genomic stretch from Bos javanicus breed banteng chromosome 29, ARS-OSU_banteng_1.0, whole genome shotgun sequence includes:
- the LOC133241835 gene encoding olfactory receptor 8A1-like produces MATENHSTVKEFILQGLTERPELQLPLLFLFLGIYLVTMIGNLGVITLICLNAQLHTPMYYFLSNLSFVDLCYSSVITPKMLVNFVSGKNTISYAGCMAQLYFFLVFVIAECYMLTVMAYDRYVAICRPLFYNIIMSHQVCSLLMVGVYAMGFIGSTIETGLMLKQSYCERLISYYFCEILPMMKLTCSSTYHVEMTVFLLAGFNIIVTSLTVLISYAFILSSIFRISTTEGRSKAFSTCSSHFAAVGIFYGTTAFMYLKPSMASSLAQENVASVFYTTVIPMLKPLIYSLRNKEVKAATQKTLRGKQF; encoded by the coding sequence atggctacagaAAATCACTCTACAGTGAAAGAGTTCATTCTTCAGGGTTTGACAGAGCGACCAGAGCTCCAGCTCCCACTCTTATTCCTCTTCCTTGGGATCTACTTGGTCACCATGATAGGGAACCTGGGCGTGATAACACTGATTTGTTTAAATGCTCAGCTCCACACTCCCATGTACTATTTCCTCAGCAACCTGTCCTTTGTGGATCTCTGCTACTCCTCTGTCATTACCCCTAAGATGCTGGTGAACTTTGTGTCAGGGAAGAACACCATCTCCTATGCAGGGTGCATGGCCCAGCTCTACTTCTTCCTGGTGTTTGTCATTGCTGAGTGTTACATGCTgacagtgatggcctatgaccgctatgttgcCATCTGCAGACCTCTGTTTTACAACATCATCATGTCTCATCAAGTCTGCTCCCTGCTGATGGTTGGGGTTTATGCCATGGGGTTCATTGGCTCAACTATAGAGACTGGCCTCATGCTGAAACAGTCCTACTGTGAACGCCTCATAAGTTATTACTTCTGTGAAATCCTCCCCATGATGAAGCTAACATGCTCTAGCACCTACCATGTTGAGATGACAGTCTTCCTTTTGGCTGGATTCAACATCATAGTCACCAGCTTAACAGTCCTAATTTCCTATGCCTTCATCCTGTCCAGTATCTTCCGCATCAGCACCACAGAGGGAAGGTCCAAAGCCTTCAGCACCTGCAGCTCCCACTTTGCAGCTGTGGGGATTTTCTATGGAACAACCGCCTTCATGTACTTGAAACCCTCCATGGCCAGTTCCCTGGCCCAGGAGAACGTGGCCTCCGTGTTCTACACCACAGTGATCCCCATGCTGAAGCCCCTGATCTACAGCTTGAGGAATAAGGAGGTGAAGGCTGCCACGCAGAAAACTCTGAGAGGAAAACAGTTTTAA
- the LOC133241836 gene encoding olfactory receptor 8A1-like → MATENHSTVTEFILQGLTDRPELQLPLFFLFLGIYLVTMIGNLGVITLICLNAHLHTPMYYFLSNLSFVDLCYSSVITPKMLVNFVSEKNIISYAGCMSQLYFFLVFVIAECYMLTVMAYDRYVAICRPLLYNINMSHQVCSLLVAGVYAIGFIGSTIETGLMLKQSYCEHLISYYFCEILPLMKLTCSSTYHVEMTVFIFAVFNFIVTSSTVLISYAFILSSILHISTTEGRSKAFSTCSSHFAAVGIFYGTTAFMYLKPSTASSLAQENVASVFYTTVIPMLNPLIYSLRNKEVKVAIQKTLRVKSF, encoded by the coding sequence ATGGCTACAGAAAATCACTCTACAGTGACAGAGTTCATTCTTCAGGGTTTGACAGATCGGCCAGAGCTTCAGCTCccacttttcttcctcttccttgggATCTACTTGGTCACCATGATAGGGAACCTGGGCGTgataacactgatttgtctaaatGCCCACcttcacacccccatgtactactTCCTCAGCAACCTGTCCTTTGTGGATCTCTGCTACTCCTCTGTCATTACCCCTAAGATGCTGGTGAACTTTGTGTCAGAGAAGAACATCATCTCCTATGCAGGGTGCATGTCCCAGCTCTACTTCTTCCTGGTGTTTGTCATTGCTGAGTGTTACATGCTgacagtgatggcctatgaccgctatgttgcCATCTGCAGACCTTTGCTTTACAACATCAACATGTCTCATCAAGTCTGCTCCCTTCTGGTAGCTGGGGTCTATGCCATAGGGTTCATTGGTTCAACTATAGAGACTGGCCTCATGTTGAAACAGTCCTACTGTGAACACCTCATCAGTTATTACTTCTGTGAAATCCTCCCCCTCATGAAGCTAACATGCTCTAGCACCTACCATGTTGAGATGACAGTCTTCATTTTTGCTGTATTCAACTTCATAGTCACCAGTTCAACAGTCCTAATTTCCTATGCCTTCATCCTGTCCAGTATCCTCCACATCAGTACCACAGAGGGAAGGTCCAAAGCCTTCAGCACATGCAGCTCACACTTTGCAGCCGTGGGGATTTTCTATGGAACAACCGCCTTCATGTACTTGAAACCCTCCACGGCCAGTTCCCTGGCCCAGGAGAATGTGGCCTCCGTGTTCTACACCACAGtgatccccatgctgaaccccctgATCTACAGCTTGAGGAATAAGGAGGTAAAGGTGGCCATCCAGAAAACTCTGAGGGTAAAATCCTTTTGA